From one Bacteroides intestinalis DSM 17393 genomic stretch:
- a CDS encoding N-acetylmuramoyl-L-alanine amidase: MRKIDLIIIHCSATRADSDFSAQDVDTAHRYRGFSSWGYHYYIRKSGQVELMRPEDVPGAHARGYNANSLGVCYEGGLDVNGRPADTRTLRQKEAMHRLVADLLQSYPEARVVGHRDLSPDRNYNGIVDPWERMKECPCFDVNAEF, encoded by the coding sequence ATGAGAAAGATCGATCTGATTATTATTCACTGTTCCGCCACAAGGGCGGACAGTGATTTCAGTGCGCAGGACGTGGATACGGCACACCGTTACAGGGGCTTTTCATCGTGGGGATATCACTATTATATCCGAAAGTCGGGACAGGTGGAGTTGATGAGACCGGAAGATGTGCCCGGAGCGCATGCCCGCGGATACAATGCAAACAGTCTGGGAGTGTGTTATGAGGGCGGTTTGGATGTGAACGGACGTCCCGCCGACACGCGGACTTTGCGGCAGAAAGAGGCGATGCACAGACTGGTGGCGGACCTTTTGCAGAGTTATCCGGAGGCTCGGGTGGTGGGGCACCGGGATCTGAGCCCTGATAGAAACTACAACGGTATTGTAGATCCTTGGGAAAGGATGAAAGAGTGCCCTTGTTTTGACGTAAATGCGGAATTTTAG
- a CDS encoding smalltalk protein, whose protein sequence is MKKITWDTVLKIVIAMASALLGALSAHAMTI, encoded by the coding sequence ATGAAGAAGATTACTTGGGATACGGTATTGAAAATTGTAATTGCGATGGCTTCTGCTTTGTTGGGTGCGCTGAGTGCACATGCTATGACGATATAA
- a CDS encoding HU family DNA-binding protein encodes MATSMNYSVVARKNPSKKDEPSKYYALAQASGELDFDEMCEAITGRTTCTETDVRAALAGIIYEAKRALKAGRIVRLGDLGSLQMGLSSKGVEKAEDFTASMIKKSRVNFRPGKGLTDIAKTMAYTRVLTRSLQGSASGGNGSEGGGSGSGDGGIEDDPLG; translated from the coding sequence ATGGCAACATCCATGAATTATTCGGTGGTGGCTCGTAAAAATCCTTCTAAGAAGGATGAGCCGAGTAAGTATTATGCCTTGGCGCAAGCTTCGGGCGAGTTGGACTTCGACGAAATGTGCGAGGCGATAACGGGACGTACCACGTGTACGGAAACTGATGTACGTGCTGCATTGGCGGGCATCATTTACGAAGCGAAACGTGCACTGAAAGCGGGACGCATCGTGAGGTTGGGAGATTTGGGTTCCTTGCAGATGGGACTCAGCAGTAAGGGGGTGGAAAAAGCGGAAGACTTTACTGCGTCTATGATCAAGAAGTCACGAGTGAACTTTCGCCCGGGCAAGGGATTGACGGATATTGCCAAGACGATGGCGTATACCCGTGTGCTGACCCGGAGTTTGCAGGGTTCGGCTTCGGGCGGCAATGGTTCGGAGGGAGGAGGCTCCGGCAGTGGGGACGGAGGAATTGAAGATGATCCGTTGGGATAG
- a CDS encoding DUF4248 domain-containing protein has product MKEEKGTFTVRSYTKSELAHLYNPQLTLKNATQVLRRWILHNAELHAELILLGYQDRNRILTPRQVKVIVDHLGEP; this is encoded by the coding sequence ATGAAAGAAGAAAAAGGCACTTTCACAGTGCGCAGTTACACTAAATCGGAACTCGCTCATCTCTACAATCCACAACTGACCCTTAAAAATGCCACCCAAGTACTTCGCCGCTGGATACTCCACAACGCCGAACTGCATGCTGAACTGATTCTGTTGGGTTATCAGGACCGGAACCGTATTCTCACTCCCCGACAGGTAAAAGTTATAGTCGACCATCTGGGCGAACCTTAA
- a CDS encoding BT4734/BF3469 family protein: MKYSYYQNKKKPPVGEVTDEEVVNIIRHDEKLAHMTLDIRQHLTANDIATADFIKGELPSVTFSARFIGGRRYDKLIEYNGEIPIDLDKKTPEELARISAAVTRSPFTHISFTSPKGNGYKLTVQTSLPDGTLPQSPEEVRNYHAHAYDQVAALYEELCQTDIDESGKDMTRICYLPHDENAYLNPAPQFLIVDLNRPLREKKKKTPGRKKAAAATTDTTRCKKPSDNISYPQSESRSLLALLLYYHDHKNKYEEGNRNNYLFRLTCTYNAYGIPKEEVAPFLRLNFTDMPPEEIDSLTDSAYQHTDEFNTRKLRTSQWNFLRIGQYINSHYETRYNQMKHRMECRKKGEDDFVMLDDMVSNSIWMELNEAGYPCSVKNMENLIYSDFSFSYHPIREYMNHLPPWDGIDHIGCLAESVHTIPAQREFWLKGFRNFLVGMVAAATQEEVVNHLCLLLCSKQNLGKTTFINNILPRELRTDYLSTGIISAGNKDDLSRMSEYMLINFDEFEGMTGHELSLLKDLITRKFISIRLPYARHTQNLPHWASFAGTCNYPQVLYDPTGNRRFLCYEIEKIDRLEIDYPQLYAQIKHLLDSGYRYWFEAYENDEIELNNKPFLFQTPEEEMVLTHFRKPERFESFKYMTVSEMAEEIRNRTGYQYNHAGKILIGKILTKYGFQYVTSKNMRRYEVILLEAESVRNNQLYQ; encoded by the coding sequence ATGAAATATTCGTATTATCAAAACAAGAAAAAACCGCCTGTCGGCGAAGTAACCGACGAAGAAGTGGTCAACATCATCCGCCATGATGAAAAACTGGCACACATGACCCTTGACATCCGACAGCACCTCACTGCCAATGACATCGCAACCGCTGATTTCATAAAAGGAGAACTCCCCTCCGTCACCTTCTCCGCCCGCTTCATAGGTGGGCGCCGGTATGACAAACTCATAGAGTACAACGGAGAAATCCCCATCGACCTCGACAAGAAAACTCCCGAAGAACTGGCACGCATTTCAGCAGCCGTCACGAGAAGTCCGTTCACCCATATCAGTTTCACCAGTCCGAAAGGCAACGGCTATAAACTAACCGTACAAACCAGCCTGCCCGACGGCACCCTGCCGCAGTCTCCCGAAGAAGTGCGCAACTACCATGCCCACGCTTACGACCAGGTTGCGGCACTCTACGAGGAGCTTTGCCAAACGGACATCGACGAATCGGGCAAAGACATGACACGCATCTGCTATCTGCCCCATGATGAAAACGCCTACTTGAATCCCGCCCCGCAGTTTCTGATTGTCGACCTCAACCGTCCGCTCAGAGAGAAGAAAAAGAAAACTCCCGGACGAAAAAAGGCTGCCGCAGCAACGACAGATACCACCCGGTGCAAAAAGCCTTCGGACAACATCTCTTATCCCCAAAGCGAAAGCCGCTCCCTGCTTGCTCTCCTCCTTTACTACCACGATCACAAAAACAAGTACGAAGAAGGCAACCGCAACAACTATCTGTTCCGGCTGACCTGCACATACAACGCTTACGGCATCCCAAAAGAAGAAGTCGCCCCTTTCCTGCGCCTCAACTTCACCGATATGCCGCCCGAAGAGATAGACTCCCTGACAGACAGCGCTTATCAGCATACGGATGAATTTAACACACGCAAGTTGAGAACCTCGCAATGGAACTTCCTCCGCATCGGACAGTATATCAACAGTCATTACGAAACGCGCTACAACCAGATGAAGCACCGCATGGAATGCCGCAAAAAGGGTGAAGATGATTTCGTCATGCTGGATGACATGGTAAGTAACAGCATCTGGATGGAACTGAACGAAGCCGGTTATCCTTGCAGCGTCAAGAACATGGAGAACCTGATCTACTCCGATTTCAGTTTCTCCTACCACCCCATCCGCGAATATATGAATCATCTGCCTCCATGGGACGGCATCGACCACATAGGCTGCCTTGCCGAAAGCGTCCACACCATCCCCGCCCAGAGAGAATTCTGGCTGAAAGGTTTCAGGAATTTCCTGGTAGGTATGGTAGCCGCCGCCACGCAAGAAGAGGTAGTGAACCACCTTTGCCTCCTGCTATGCAGCAAGCAGAACCTGGGAAAAACCACTTTCATCAACAACATTCTGCCGCGTGAGTTGCGAACCGATTATCTCAGCACCGGCATCATCTCCGCCGGAAACAAGGACGACCTCTCCCGCATGTCGGAATATATGCTTATCAACTTCGACGAATTCGAAGGCATGACGGGGCATGAACTAAGTCTGCTGAAGGACCTCATCACCCGGAAGTTCATCAGCATCCGCCTGCCTTATGCCCGCCACACCCAGAACCTGCCGCACTGGGCTTCCTTTGCCGGCACCTGCAACTATCCGCAAGTGTTGTACGACCCAACCGGCAACCGCCGGTTCCTCTGCTACGAAATTGAAAAAATCGACCGCCTCGAAATCGACTATCCACAGCTTTATGCCCAGATCAAGCATCTGCTGGACAGTGGTTACCGCTACTGGTTCGAAGCCTATGAGAACGATGAGATAGAACTCAACAACAAGCCTTTCCTCTTCCAGACTCCCGAAGAGGAAATGGTACTGACGCACTTCCGCAAACCGGAACGCTTCGAGAGTTTCAAGTACATGACGGTAAGTGAAATGGCGGAGGAAATCCGGAACAGAACCGGCTATCAATACAACCATGCCGGAAAGATTCTGATAGGAAAGATCCTCACCAAATATGGTTTCCAGTATGTGACAAGCAAGAACATGAGGCGCTACGAGGTGATACTTCTGGAGGCGGAAAGTGTGAGAAATAATCAGTTGTATCAATAA
- a CDS encoding type II toxin-antitoxin system HigB family toxin, producing MNITGSEKFEKFCKKHNDAQTALEKWVEEVTKASWKNHNELKNDYLSADYVGNNRYVFNVKGNKYRLIVLVVFFAGNIDIRFVGTHSDYDAIDANKIKTI from the coding sequence ATGAATATTACAGGATCTGAAAAGTTTGAGAAATTCTGCAAAAAGCACAATGATGCACAAACTGCTTTAGAGAAGTGGGTTGAAGAGGTAACAAAAGCTTCTTGGAAGAATCATAACGAATTGAAAAACGATTATTTGTCTGCGGACTATGTAGGGAACAATCGTTATGTATTCAATGTCAAAGGCAATAAATATCGCCTTATTGTTTTGGTTGTATTTTTTGCAGGAAATATCGATATTCGTTTTGTTGGAACCCATTCAGATTATGATGCAATTGATGCAAATAAAATAAAAACTATATAG
- a CDS encoding helix-turn-helix domain-containing protein, with protein sequence MKIKTEKEFRAYQAEMESIITKGTSLGDMELLSEEDKTKYIALSQAISEWEAAYHPLPGRVSTLIIDAIRAKMEANNLKQKETAKCLGISESRVSDILNGRRSLNLNIVKRLRDNLGIPADFILDNIS encoded by the coding sequence ATGAAGATTAAGACAGAAAAAGAATTCCGCGCTTATCAAGCAGAAATGGAAAGCATTATCACTAAAGGTACATCTTTAGGTGATATGGAATTATTGAGTGAGGAAGACAAAACAAAATACATAGCCCTCTCTCAAGCCATCAGCGAATGGGAGGCTGCCTATCATCCACTACCCGGAAGAGTTTCAACTTTGATTATTGATGCTATTCGGGCAAAAATGGAAGCGAATAACTTAAAGCAGAAAGAAACAGCTAAATGTCTGGGAATATCAGAATCCAGAGTCAGCGATATCCTGAATGGTCGTCGTTCATTGAATCTTAATATCGTGAAAAGGTTACGTGATAACTTAGGCATACCGGCTGATTTCATCTTAGATAATATTTCATAA
- a CDS encoding protein NO VEIN domain-containing protein: protein MGIKEKTLSLFEDSCRNSERGLKTICEAEKYLQQAYEGRYFFELIQNVRDANKEASQEGDIYIELKDNVLSIANTGAPFSEEGIASITSIGQSPKQSLDFIGFKGIGFKSTLEVSDTPRIVTTEGAIYFDRKLTMEVLSQYNSNLVENQLPLFFFPHYRSRALTSEEREKGIVTKIELPLKESFAEEKICADFGEIKAKQLVLLGNIQKVDFTTPTQRTIYNIQKDIRKNLIVVDNGKEILNRFRYYVPNEKNFLPDDILNSLEGKEKEIYSNSTSIDIHIVLELDENNLFVSDANAKLYLFYPLNIRSGFRFMIHSYFLVNPERTRLRKSPLNRYLLRKIGEYIGSDMLKLLKRGKYNTNEILCFKRNEDAGLEELYDGLVETLKGQKFIYDQHSRKYYKTSEVIVADGFDKGLFPDDRFDGKPIIYIGSAPVVEWLIAEFDIYYLSYEDIASGIEQEAKKQAKSKNLDFFQNLYRYIDRHKNLNVSGKRILLTNHWKLISDDEDVFYGGRRNPVSLPASIQKYVHFMHNGIKLEIRETRIAVKEFNTNELIRRLLKLFDEKTVPNVDILNAIYHLNPQDARSELDIKEKIQLPVKGQKDWISPFKHPVYFDKEELRELYPEGYFVDETVFKQEEPGKEEIEAETCVEDFLKLCGVWEIPAFYISSDVQTASRGNGNIRVKHIQRNTHLSDTPFYIENDRMLDKPVKYTKWFTDTIVENWELYKSLMSATWLPKMKYSNGFSYKHDAQSSVIMKFSSFCEELSKIRWIVLDDDEKVYSLAYIVGMRLADISKVHNKVISKYLRLFPIDFENNRDFIESVGLCHLDGNTVDNFNRLLKHIYNRYHKYIPEGKDFTDFYNRILSKVFDFYDKNEISDNEVRTICNTPMLAINETIGRSKWEYPENIYYIDDKLNYDLLPESVRAEIQPHFTNRDRNTFGKIAAKIGRRFSNSITKNLVESPALKEFFLIEFFTDLPPAIALLEYNFDISMSSYLEALKLVEVWKKEKVETEIFVGELSGLIIESDYYIEKTRRNFILHIKNDSLRQPKLIAACLTELFMSMLDRDLKRFNIDLWKFIKSKNKADYLADYDISVTRIEEIRQILYAPDFTQLQKFWQAVFITKKTPNFDRIIVNDTVDIKEIASLAGLELEAVRKINEEVNFDNINRYENVPLLSSLFHKLGISREQINLHIYPEVDFYPYYQNLLNQEKNKFENKFMFILYQRLSRLSLEEQSTYQGWIYQYTSAFHPVVSQDVIWIDVKAHFIECLNNFYPYMDFTLTDLSIKILFDLQSLYRKNLDRLISLLSGTDYSQEELTLFIEDKRRQSLLYFNHIKLLSKEMKQWLIDQRENISTKELQLPPEQVAMKYANQCKPVIENIKPSRVPEKMQLTGKQYGTGDGSFKYDGQKNNRQKLIIGMVAEMIVYEKLQEDQNIENVKWVSRYAARVEPAYSGYNPHGTDGLGYDIEYTDRTGNKNFVEVKGKADNQNCFEITIPEIEKAKQEKKFYHIIFVTNTLNEELRRIKYLGNLFMFEEGEDLLNNKRFSAVTKSYEIRFKE, encoded by the coding sequence ATGGGTATAAAGGAAAAAACATTATCATTGTTTGAAGATTCCTGTAGGAATTCTGAACGGGGACTGAAAACCATCTGTGAAGCAGAAAAATATCTTCAACAAGCGTATGAAGGTCGTTACTTCTTCGAATTAATACAAAATGTGAGAGACGCCAACAAGGAGGCATCACAAGAGGGGGATATTTATATTGAACTTAAAGACAATGTACTGTCAATAGCAAACACTGGTGCTCCTTTCAGTGAGGAGGGGATTGCATCGATCACTTCCATTGGGCAGAGTCCGAAACAAAGCCTAGACTTTATTGGATTCAAAGGTATTGGTTTTAAATCGACGCTGGAAGTTTCAGATACACCTCGTATCGTTACCACTGAAGGGGCTATATATTTTGATAGAAAGCTTACGATGGAAGTGCTGAGTCAGTATAATAGTAACCTTGTTGAAAATCAATTGCCATTATTCTTTTTCCCTCATTACCGTTCAAGAGCATTGACAAGCGAAGAGCGAGAGAAAGGTATTGTCACAAAGATTGAACTTCCTCTTAAAGAAAGTTTTGCAGAAGAAAAAATTTGTGCTGATTTCGGAGAAATTAAAGCCAAGCAACTTGTGTTGTTGGGTAACATACAGAAAGTAGATTTTACAACTCCAACTCAAAGGACGATATATAATATCCAGAAGGATATCCGGAAAAATCTTATAGTTGTTGATAATGGTAAGGAAATACTGAACCGATTCAGGTATTACGTCCCAAATGAAAAAAACTTTCTTCCTGACGATATTCTGAATAGTCTTGAAGGAAAAGAAAAGGAAATATACAGTAATAGCACATCTATTGATATTCATATTGTGCTTGAACTTGATGAGAATAATTTATTTGTATCTGATGCAAATGCAAAATTGTACTTGTTTTACCCTCTCAATATTCGTTCCGGCTTTCGCTTTATGATACATAGTTATTTTTTAGTTAATCCGGAACGAACACGGCTTCGCAAGTCACCTTTGAACCGATACCTGCTTCGTAAAATAGGTGAGTATATTGGGAGTGATATGCTGAAATTATTAAAGAGGGGAAAATACAATACAAACGAAATTCTTTGTTTTAAAAGGAATGAAGACGCCGGACTGGAAGAACTTTATGATGGACTGGTTGAGACATTGAAGGGGCAAAAATTCATTTATGATCAACACTCACGGAAATATTATAAAACATCAGAAGTGATTGTTGCAGATGGATTCGATAAAGGACTTTTTCCTGATGATCGGTTTGATGGTAAACCAATTATCTATATTGGGTCGGCCCCTGTCGTTGAATGGTTGATAGCAGAGTTTGATATATATTACTTAAGTTATGAAGATATTGCCAGTGGCATCGAACAAGAGGCTAAAAAACAGGCAAAATCTAAAAATCTTGACTTTTTTCAGAACCTTTACCGATATATTGATAGGCATAAAAATTTAAATGTCTCAGGCAAGAGGATATTGTTGACCAATCACTGGAAATTGATATCCGACGATGAGGATGTTTTTTATGGAGGTCGGAGGAATCCGGTTTCACTACCTGCCAGCATCCAGAAGTATGTGCACTTTATGCATAATGGTATAAAACTCGAAATTAGAGAGACACGTATTGCGGTGAAAGAGTTTAATACTAATGAGTTGATCCGAAGGTTGCTAAAATTATTCGATGAAAAGACTGTTCCTAATGTAGATATACTGAATGCTATCTATCATCTGAATCCACAAGATGCACGATCCGAGCTGGATATAAAAGAAAAGATACAGCTTCCTGTCAAAGGCCAAAAAGATTGGATATCACCTTTTAAGCATCCGGTCTATTTTGATAAAGAAGAATTGCGGGAATTATATCCTGAGGGCTATTTTGTTGATGAAACCGTATTTAAGCAAGAGGAACCGGGAAAGGAAGAAATAGAAGCGGAAACTTGTGTTGAAGATTTCCTTAAGTTGTGTGGAGTATGGGAGATACCGGCATTTTATATCAGCAGTGATGTGCAGACCGCATCCCGTGGAAATGGTAATATCCGGGTGAAGCACATCCAGCGTAACACGCACCTTAGTGATACGCCTTTTTATATTGAGAATGACCGTATGCTGGACAAACCCGTAAAGTATACAAAATGGTTTACTGATACAATTGTAGAAAATTGGGAACTTTATAAATCCCTTATGAGCGCTACGTGGTTGCCTAAAATGAAATATTCCAATGGTTTTAGCTATAAGCACGACGCCCAATCCTCTGTAATAATGAAATTTTCATCATTTTGCGAAGAATTGTCCAAGATACGGTGGATTGTCTTGGATGACGATGAAAAAGTGTATTCACTGGCGTATATTGTAGGAATGCGTTTAGCTGATATTTCAAAAGTTCATAATAAAGTTATATCTAAATATCTCAGGCTGTTTCCAATCGATTTTGAAAATAACCGTGATTTTATAGAGTCGGTGGGGTTATGTCATCTGGATGGAAATACTGTGGATAATTTTAATCGGCTTCTCAAACATATTTATAATAGATACCATAAATATATACCTGAAGGGAAGGACTTTACAGATTTCTATAATCGCATATTAAGTAAGGTTTTCGATTTCTATGACAAGAATGAGATTTCGGATAATGAGGTGAGGACAATTTGCAATACACCTATGTTGGCCATTAATGAAACCATTGGAAGGTCAAAATGGGAGTATCCGGAAAATATCTATTATATTGACGATAAACTTAACTATGACTTGTTACCTGAATCTGTCCGAGCAGAAATACAACCGCATTTCACCAATCGGGATAGGAATACATTTGGGAAAATTGCGGCAAAAATAGGGAGACGTTTTTCTAACTCAATAACTAAAAACTTAGTTGAATCTCCTGCCTTAAAGGAATTTTTTTTAATAGAGTTTTTTACTGACTTGCCGCCAGCAATTGCATTGCTGGAATATAATTTTGATATTTCTATGTCTTCATACCTTGAAGCGCTGAAGCTTGTAGAGGTCTGGAAAAAAGAAAAAGTAGAGACCGAAATATTTGTTGGCGAACTGTCTGGTTTGATTATTGAATCTGATTATTATATTGAGAAAACCAGAAGAAATTTTATTCTCCATATTAAGAACGACAGTTTAAGGCAACCGAAACTTATTGCTGCCTGTTTGACAGAATTGTTTATGAGTATGCTGGATCGTGATTTAAAAAGATTCAATATTGATTTGTGGAAATTTATAAAATCAAAAAATAAAGCAGATTACCTTGCAGACTATGACATATCAGTTACTCGGATAGAGGAAATCCGGCAAATACTGTATGCTCCAGATTTTACCCAGCTACAGAAGTTTTGGCAAGCTGTTTTTATCACAAAAAAAACACCCAATTTTGATCGGATTATTGTGAATGATACGGTCGATATAAAAGAAATAGCTTCATTGGCGGGATTGGAACTTGAGGCTGTAAGAAAGATAAATGAAGAAGTTAATTTTGATAATATCAATCGGTACGAAAATGTTCCGCTGTTATCTTCTTTATTTCACAAACTTGGCATATCAAGAGAGCAGATTAATTTGCATATATATCCGGAAGTAGATTTCTATCCTTATTATCAGAATCTACTTAATCAGGAAAAGAATAAATTTGAAAATAAGTTTATGTTTATTCTTTACCAAAGGTTGAGTAGATTATCGCTGGAGGAACAGTCAACTTATCAAGGATGGATATATCAATATACCAGTGCCTTTCATCCTGTAGTATCTCAAGATGTTATCTGGATAGATGTAAAAGCTCATTTTATAGAATGTCTTAATAACTTTTACCCTTATATGGATTTTACTTTGACTGATCTTAGTATAAAGATACTATTCGATCTTCAATCTCTTTATCGGAAAAATTTGGATAGGTTAATTTCTTTATTATCAGGTACAGATTATTCTCAAGAGGAATTAACTCTTTTCATTGAAGATAAAAGAAGGCAAAGTTTGCTTTATTTCAATCATATCAAACTCCTTTCAAAAGAAATGAAGCAATGGCTAATAGATCAGAGAGAAAATATATCTACTAAAGAATTACAGCTTCCTCCGGAACAGGTAGCTATGAAATATGCTAATCAATGCAAGCCAGTTATTGAGAATATCAAACCTAGTCGTGTACCGGAAAAAATGCAATTAACAGGCAAGCAATATGGAACAGGCGATGGCTCTTTCAAATATGATGGGCAAAAGAATAATAGGCAGAAGCTAATTATAGGGATGGTAGCTGAAATGATCGTTTATGAGAAATTGCAGGAAGATCAGAACATAGAAAATGTTAAATGGGTATCAAGATATGCTGCCCGTGTCGAACCTGCTTATTCTGGTTACAATCCGCATGGGACTGATGGATTGGGGTATGATATCGAATATACTGACAGAACTGGAAATAAAAATTTCGTTGAGGTTAAGGGAAAAGCAGATAATCAGAATTGTTTTGAAATAACGATACCGGAGATAGAAAAAGCCAAGCAGGAGAAGAAGTTTTACCATATTATTTTTGTGACTAACACGCTAAATGAAGAACTAAGAAGAATCAAATATCTTGGAAATCTTTTTATGTTTGAAGAAGGGGAGGACCTCTTGAATAATAAACGCTTTTCAGCAGTAACTAAAAGTTATGAGATAAGGTTTAAAGAATAG